In Escherichia ruysiae, a genomic segment contains:
- the frlB gene encoding fructoselysine 6-phosphate deglycase, translating to MLDIDKSTVDFLVTENMVQEVEKVLTHDVPLVHTIVEEMVKRDIDRIYFVACGSPLNAAQTAKHLADRFSDLQVYAISGWEFCDNTPHRLDDRCAVIGVSDYGKTEEVIKALELGRACGALTAAFTKRADSPITSAAEFTIDYQADCIWEIHLLLCYSVVLEMITRLAPNAEIGKIKNDLKKLPDALGHLVRTWEEKGRQLGEQASQWPMIYTVSAGPLRPLGYKEGIVTLMEFTWTHGCVIESGEFRHGPLEIVEPGVPFLFLLGNDESRHTTERAINFVKQRTDNVIVIDYAEISQGLHPWLAPFLMFVPMEWLCYYLSIYKDHNPDERRYYGGLVEY from the coding sequence ATGTTGGATATTGATAAAAGCACCGTGGACTTTCTGGTCACCGAAAATATGGTTCAGGAAGTAGAAAAAGTACTCACCCATGACGTTCCGCTAGTGCATACCATCGTGGAAGAGATGGTGAAGCGCGACATTGATCGTATTTATTTCGTTGCCTGCGGATCGCCGCTCAACGCGGCGCAAACGGCGAAACATCTGGCGGATCGTTTTTCCGATCTTCAGGTCTACGCTATTTCCGGCTGGGAGTTCTGCGATAACACCCCGCATCGCCTCGACGATCGTTGTGCAGTGATTGGCGTTTCTGACTACGGTAAAACCGAAGAGGTAATCAAGGCGCTGGAACTGGGCCGGGCCTGCGGTGCACTCACTGCGGCGTTCACCAAACGCGCGGACAGCCCGATTACTTCGGCGGCAGAGTTTACCATTGATTATCAGGCCGACTGCATCTGGGAAATTCACCTGCTGCTCTGCTACAGCGTGGTGCTGGAGATGATCACCCGCCTCGCGCCAAACGCGGAAATCGGCAAGATCAAAAACGATCTTAAGAAATTGCCGGATGCGCTCGGTCATCTGGTGCGTACATGGGAAGAGAAAGGTCGCCAGCTCGGTGAACAGGCCAGCCAGTGGCCGATGATTTACACGGTTTCTGCGGGACCGCTGCGTCCGCTGGGTTACAAAGAAGGCATTGTAACGCTGATGGAATTTACCTGGACCCACGGCTGTGTGATTGAGAGCGGTGAGTTCCGCCACGGCCCGCTGGAGATTGTTGAACCGGGCGTTCCATTCCTGTTCCTGCTCGGCAATGACGAAAGCCGCCATACCACCGAACGCGCCATTAACTTTGTCAAACAGCGTACCGACAACGTGATCGTCATCGATTACGCCGAAATTTCGCAAGGGCTACATCCGTGGCTGGCGCCGTTCCTGATGTTCGTGCCGATGGAGTGGCTCTGCTACTACCTGTCAATTTACAAAGATCACAACCCGGATGAACGCCGCTATTACGGTGGTCTGGTGGAATATTAA